The Alkalibacter rhizosphaerae genomic sequence TGCTTGAGTGGGGACGGTGACTTTTTTGCAAAAAAGTCACCGTCCCCATTTTAGAGTCTCCGCCTTACCTACTCGATTTGACCAAATTCTCAGGATAATCGATCTACTTGTTTTTGGAATGCCAGCAAATGGCTTTCAGAGCCATTTTTCAAAGCGATGAATACTTGCTCAATATTTTCCGGTAGCTCGTATTCCAAAAATCTCTCGTACATGGCGATATTGTCGATTTCCGCTTGAACACCGGTTTGTGCTGCTTGAAGAAGATCCTCGGGTATGATCGAATGGTCACTGGAGGTATCTTCCGGGAACGCCAAGCCATAGGAATCATAGACTTCCTGCAGGAATGACAGATGCATTTCTTCGGATCGTTTGATATTTGCATAGGGATTTTGATTGCCAAATTTATCCATGATCGCTACGTATTCACCATGTGCCAAATATTCATCTTGGACTGCATAAGTCAACATGTCGATCAGGGTCAAGTCTTCATCGGCCAAGGCCCCCAAAGCACCATAACCATCCAGGGACAATGCTGCCTGATCTACAGACAAAGGATCCGGAGTTGGATTGATCTCATGGTCTGGTCGAATGACCTCATCCACGGGAGCATCTGTTGATGTTTGGTTTTGCGGTTCTTCATTGTTGGTGGGATCTGTTGTTGTATTGCTGCAGGAAACGGCCAGCAGCATGGCGAAAACCAGCAATAGCAGAAAACCTCTTTTTAGAAAGCTGTCTTTTGAAAGGTTGATATTTTTCATTTGATTCACCTCAAATCAAGTTATTTTTGCTTTACACCTTCATCATATACCTGTTTTGTGTCTTTTAGATGGCAAAGCAGGTCCATTTTCATGGATGGGTTTCTTTTCATGATGAAAGATTTTATGGAATTTGATATGATGGTATAGAGGGGGGTGTCGGCGTGGAAGATCTATATGTCGTCACCGGCGCGTCCGGTCATTTGGGGAATGTAATGGCCCGTACATTGGTACAACACGGGTGTTGTGTCTGGGTATTTCTTTTTACAGGGGAGAACAATGTAGTCGAAGGTGTCAAAAGAGTTTTCCATGGAGATGTATGCGAAAAAAACTCTTTGGATGTAGTCTTTCAAGCGGCAGGGGATCAAAATATTATTTTCATTCACTGTGCAGGTATCGTCAGCATCAAATCCCGATATTTTCAACATTTGCATGACGTTAACGTCGGCGGGACAAAAAATGTTGTGGACCTATGTTTGAAATACAAAGTGAAAAAGTTGATCTACGTCAGTTCGGTCCATGCCATACCAGAAAATCCACCAGGATCAGAAGTGACTGAAACGGAAGAATTCGATCCAAATAAAGTGGTGGGTCATTATGCCAAGACGAAAGCAGAAGCTACGAAATATGTATTGGACGCACGAGCCAATGGTTTGAATGTTCACGTGATCCACCCTTCAGGGATCATCGGTCCATATGATTATGGGAACGGCCACATGACCACCATGATCATGGATTATTGCAATAATCGACTTTGGGCAGGCATGAGTGGCGGATATGACTTTGTAGATGTTCGAGATGTAGCGGAAGGGATCTGGCATAGTTGCAATTTAGGAAGACCAGGAGCCTGTTATATCATGTCCAATCAATACTATACCATTAAAGAAATATTTAACGTAATGTACGAGGTGACTGGCAAGAAAAAGATACGATATTTTTTGCCGTTATGGTTTGTCAAGTTGACAGCGCCATTTTCAGAATTATATTATCGAGTACTTCACCAGTCTCCATTGTATACGGCTTACTCGATCTATACACTGATGGCCAATAATCGATATTCTCATCAAAAGGCGACCAGGGAACTGGGCTATAAACCCAGAGATATTGCAGAAACGTTGAAAGATACGGTTCAATGGCTGAAAGAGGCCGGACGGATCAAGTAAATACGAAGGAGGCTACTCTTGATAGGCAGATTGATATTTTTAGTCTTATTGATCGGTGTAAATGCATATTTTGCTGCTTCAGAAATCGCATTGATCACTTTAAACGATAACAAATTAAAAAGAATGGCGGAGGATGGGAATCCAAAAGCCATCCAGTTGACAAAACTGCTTAAAGAACCCAGCGGATTTTTGGCAACGATACAAATAGGGATCACATTGGCCGGTTTTCTGGCCAGTGCTTTTGCTGCAGAGTCTTTTGCAGATCCAATCGTAGGATCATTGATCGGTTGGGGTGTTCCGGTCGCAGAATCCATTTTGCGAGTCAGCATCGTTGTTGTCATTACAGTCATCCTATCCTATTTTACCTTGGTTTTTGGAGAACTAGTGCCTAAGAGGGTGGGAATGAAAAAAGCGGAAAAGATTGCATTTTTTGTGGTGAAAAGCTTGGTGATCCTCGCCAAACTGGCGCATCCTTTTGTCAAAATCTTGACGGCATCCACCAATTTCGTTGTTCGTTTGTTCGGCATCGATCCCAATGCGGTAGATGATGAAGTAACAGAAGAAGAAATTCGCATGATGGTGGATGTTGGCGAGGAGATCGGTGCCATAGACCAAAGAGAAAAAACCATGATCAACAATATTTTTGAATTTAATGATAAGACAGTAGAAGAGATCATGACCCATCGAATGGAATTGGTGGGCGTTCCTTCCGATATCTCTTTGCATGAGCTGATGGCAGTATTGGAAAACAAGACTTTTTCCCGGATCCCAGTGTACGAAGGAAGTTTGGATCAGATCATTGGCATTTTGCACGTGAAGGATCTGCTGTCTTTGATTGCAACGAAAAAAGAAGGATTTGACATTTTAGATCATGTAAGGAAACCATATTTTGTTCCTGTTACAAAAAAAATCGATTCCCTGTTTTTAGACCTACAACAGGAAAAAACACACATGGCAATCGTTATTGATGAATATGGAGGTACTGCTGGCATCGTTACATTGGAAGATCTGGTGGAAGAGATCGTTGGGAATATTTTTGATGAATACGACAGGGACGAGGACATGGAATTCAGGCAAGTGGATGAACAAAATTTTGAAGCGAAGGGGACAATTCGTTTGGACGAGTTGCAGGAACTTATAAAAGTCGAATTGCCTGTTGACGAATTCGAAACGTTGAATGGCTTGCTGATCAGCTTGTTCGGAAACGTCCTGCCGACAGGGCCTACTGGAGAAGTACGATATGATAACTTATTGATGCAGGTGATGGAAGTAAGCGACAAACGAATCGAAAAAGTTCGAATTAAAAAAACATCGATCCAAAGCAACGACAAACCAAAAGGCATGGGAGAGAATGGATTTAAAGATTTCTAAAATTTGTTCTTTACATTTTCGCTGGTATGGCTTATTATAGCTTTATTGCGGGTGTAGCTCAGTGGTAGAGCCCTGGCTTCCCAAGCCAGTCGCGAGGGTTCGATTCCCTTCACCCGCTCCAATGGATCTATGCGCAGAGAAGTCTGCGTTTTTTTTATTTTTTAATACTGACGTATGACTGAGTGAGTAAAACTGGAGAATACATTTTATAGTCAAAGGAGATCATTTCTGCAGCCCATTTGTACAAGCCTATGAAAAGACCATTAGCCTGGATGTTCACAATTACTAGAAACATATTCTATCACACGATTATGTAACGGAGTGCTTTCTTGCACAATTTGATAAAACTTGGAGAAGCAGGGTATAATGTGATTATGTGAATGTATTTTTCGGAAGAGAAACACAGTGGACAGGAGGGTATAGAATGGACAAGGAAAGAATTGAAAAAGCCGTACGAGAAATTTTAATAGCGGTTGGAGAAGATCCAGACAGGGAAGGGTTGTTGGATACTCCCAAGCGGATCGCTAAAATGTATGAAGAAATATTTTCCGGTTTGACAGACGATCCCAGCAAACACCTGGAAATCTACTTTCAGCAAGAGAAATATGAAGAATTGGTCTTGGTCAAGGATATCCCGTTCCATTCGGTTTGCGAGCATCATTTGGTTCCTTTTTTTGGCAAAGCGCACGTCGGTTATCTGCCTAAAAACGGGAAACTGACTGGCTTGAGCAAATTGGCAAGAGTTGTCGAAACCGTAGCAAAAAGACCGCAGCTGCAGGAAAGACTCACAGCAACTGTTGCAGATATCATCCAGGAGAAGCTGGAACCATATGGAGTCATCGTTGTGATCGAGGCGGAACACATGTGCATGACCATGAGAGGCGTCAAAAAGCCCGGATCCAAGACCATCACATCTGCAGTACGTGGAGTCTTTGCCAGCGATGCAAAAGCACGTTCTGAAGTGATGTCCTTTATTAAATTTTAAAGAATAGACGACAAGATGAATAGAAAAACATTGCAGATCCACGTACCTATATTAGAGCAAACAATAGAGGGAAAACAATTTGAGTATGGCAAGCAAACCTACATCATGGGGATATTGAATGTTACGCCCGATTCTTTTTCCGATGGTGGAGATTTTGTTGATGCACAAAAGGCTTTTGATCATGCAGTTGATATGCTCAAAGACGGGGCCCACATAATCGATATTGGTGGAGAATCTACACGACCGGGTTTTACACCGGTTACAGCAGAAGAAGAAATCAAAAGAACCGTCCCTGTGATCAAATTGCTGCGGGAAAAAACGAATGCCATCATTTCTGTGGACACCACGAAAGCGGTGGTGGCGGAAGAAGCCATTAAAAATGGAGCACATATCATCAATGACATCTGGGGATTGCAAAAGGATCCGGAAATGATTGCCGTAGCGGCAAAATATCAGGTTCCGGTGGTGATCATGCACAATCAGGATGGAACCTACTATGAAGGAGACATGATGGAGAGCATCATTCGATTTTTGAAGGAGTCCATCGCCATTGCCATAAAAGGTGGTTTAAAAAAAGAAAACATCATTCTGGATCCAGGAGTTGGATTCGGGAAAACTTCGGAGCAAAACATGGTGCTCATGACCCGGTTGAAAGAAATTCGGGATATGGGTTACCCAGTATTGCTTGGTACTTCGCGTAAATCCATGATCGGTAAGATTTTGGATGTTCCTGCAAAAGAAAGGGTCTTTGGTACGGTGGCAACTACTGTAATGGGGATCTTGCAGGGAATGGATATCGTACGAGTCCATGATGTGAAGGAAAATGCCGAGGCTGCAAAAGTGACGGATGTTATTGTGAGGGTAAACAATGGATAAGATCATCATGAAAAATCTAGGATTTTATGGATATCACGGCGTGTTGGAAGAAGAAAAACGACTGGGTCAGCGCTTTTTTGTGGATGCCGTCCTGCATTTGGATCTGTCGGTGGCTGGAAAAACGGATGATCTAAATAAAACCGTTCATTATGGATTGGTTTATGAAACTATCAAAAAGCAGGTAGAAGAGAAACGATATGACTTGATCGAAGCATTGGGAGAAAATATTTGCAAAGACGTTTTAAAGGAGTTTCCAAACATTATAAAGATCGTTGTTCAGATTCGAAAACCGCAAGCACCTGTAGTGGGATTGTTTGATTACATGGCCGTTGAACTGGAAAGGACACAAGAATTATGAAACAAGTATTTCTAAGTTTGGGAAGCAACATGGGAGATACGAGAAATAATTTGAAAGAAGCCATCCATCGCTTGGGCGAAAAGGTGAAAATCGACGCAATTTCTTCCTTCTACCAAACGGAACCGGTAGGCTACGTCGAACAAGACTGGTTTTTGAATGTGGTGTTGAAAGGAAGAACAGATCTGGAACCTTATGAGCTGCTGGAATACTGTCAGGGTATCGAACAAGAAATGAAGCGGGTGAAGACGATTCGATTTGGTCCCAGGATCATCGACATCGATATTTTATTATATCAAGATTTTTCATCCACTGATGTAGAGCTTACTGTACCACATCCCAGAATGAAGCAGCGTGCTTTTGTTATGGTGCCTCTATATGAGATCGCGCCGGAATTGACCATATGCGATACTTCCATTCAACAGATCGTAGAGCAGCTGGAAGGGGAGAAGATCATCAAAATGGAGGAAGCTCATGAAGAGGGTCAATAAAATTCT encodes the following:
- a CDS encoding ferritin-like domain-containing protein, encoding MKNINLSKDSFLKRGFLLLLVFAMLLAVSCSNTTTDPTNNEEPQNQTSTDAPVDEVIRPDHEINPTPDPLSVDQAALSLDGYGALGALADEDLTLIDMLTYAVQDEYLAHGEYVAIMDKFGNQNPYANIKRSEEMHLSFLQEVYDSYGLAFPEDTSSDHSIIPEDLLQAAQTGVQAEIDNIAMYERFLEYELPENIEQVFIALKNGSESHLLAFQKQVDRLS
- a CDS encoding NAD-dependent epimerase/dehydratase family protein — its product is MEDLYVVTGASGHLGNVMARTLVQHGCCVWVFLFTGENNVVEGVKRVFHGDVCEKNSLDVVFQAAGDQNIIFIHCAGIVSIKSRYFQHLHDVNVGGTKNVVDLCLKYKVKKLIYVSSVHAIPENPPGSEVTETEEFDPNKVVGHYAKTKAEATKYVLDARANGLNVHVIHPSGIIGPYDYGNGHMTTMIMDYCNNRLWAGMSGGYDFVDVRDVAEGIWHSCNLGRPGACYIMSNQYYTIKEIFNVMYEVTGKKKIRYFLPLWFVKLTAPFSELYYRVLHQSPLYTAYSIYTLMANNRYSHQKATRELGYKPRDIAETLKDTVQWLKEAGRIK
- a CDS encoding hemolysin family protein — encoded protein: MIGRLIFLVLLIGVNAYFAASEIALITLNDNKLKRMAEDGNPKAIQLTKLLKEPSGFLATIQIGITLAGFLASAFAAESFADPIVGSLIGWGVPVAESILRVSIVVVITVILSYFTLVFGELVPKRVGMKKAEKIAFFVVKSLVILAKLAHPFVKILTASTNFVVRLFGIDPNAVDDEVTEEEIRMMVDVGEEIGAIDQREKTMINNIFEFNDKTVEEIMTHRMELVGVPSDISLHELMAVLENKTFSRIPVYEGSLDQIIGILHVKDLLSLIATKKEGFDILDHVRKPYFVPVTKKIDSLFLDLQQEKTHMAIVIDEYGGTAGIVTLEDLVEEIVGNIFDEYDRDEDMEFRQVDEQNFEAKGTIRLDELQELIKVELPVDEFETLNGLLISLFGNVLPTGPTGEVRYDNLLMQVMEVSDKRIEKVRIKKTSIQSNDKPKGMGENGFKDF
- the folE gene encoding GTP cyclohydrolase I FolE encodes the protein MDKERIEKAVREILIAVGEDPDREGLLDTPKRIAKMYEEIFSGLTDDPSKHLEIYFQQEKYEELVLVKDIPFHSVCEHHLVPFFGKAHVGYLPKNGKLTGLSKLARVVETVAKRPQLQERLTATVADIIQEKLEPYGVIVVIEAEHMCMTMRGVKKPGSKTITSAVRGVFASDAKARSEVMSFIKF
- the folP gene encoding dihydropteroate synthase; translated protein: MNRKTLQIHVPILEQTIEGKQFEYGKQTYIMGILNVTPDSFSDGGDFVDAQKAFDHAVDMLKDGAHIIDIGGESTRPGFTPVTAEEEIKRTVPVIKLLREKTNAIISVDTTKAVVAEEAIKNGAHIINDIWGLQKDPEMIAVAAKYQVPVVIMHNQDGTYYEGDMMESIIRFLKESIAIAIKGGLKKENIILDPGVGFGKTSEQNMVLMTRLKEIRDMGYPVLLGTSRKSMIGKILDVPAKERVFGTVATTVMGILQGMDIVRVHDVKENAEAAKVTDVIVRVNNG
- the folB gene encoding dihydroneopterin aldolase, producing the protein MDKIIMKNLGFYGYHGVLEEEKRLGQRFFVDAVLHLDLSVAGKTDDLNKTVHYGLVYETIKKQVEEKRYDLIEALGENICKDVLKEFPNIIKIVVQIRKPQAPVVGLFDYMAVELERTQEL
- the folK gene encoding 2-amino-4-hydroxy-6-hydroxymethyldihydropteridine diphosphokinase, yielding MKQVFLSLGSNMGDTRNNLKEAIHRLGEKVKIDAISSFYQTEPVGYVEQDWFLNVVLKGRTDLEPYELLEYCQGIEQEMKRVKTIRFGPRIIDIDILLYQDFSSTDVELTVPHPRMKQRAFVMVPLYEIAPELTICDTSIQQIVEQLEGEKIIKMEEAHEEGQ